One genomic segment of Spartobacteria bacterium includes these proteins:
- a CDS encoding Na/Pi cotransporter family protein, which produces MGNGQQYLFVFFEVIGGLALFIFGMDIMAHGLQDAAGKKLRNILSKATKNSWVGLGLGTAIGFLVQSSAASVMVVGFINAGLMRLAESVPIILGANVGTTLSMQLISFKISDYSFMAIGLGFLFSVVAPRKEIKAGGRALLGFGLLFLGMSAMSSAIKPYRAELAPLLMNVNGSTWQGTLLGVGLATAITAVIQSSGATIGMMFAMINAGVITDLAGAYPVIIGANIGTCATAMLGSIGANIEARRAAFVHLYFNLFSAVAGILTAPLLYWIMPLISGDLLHQAANANTVKMIFTALVVVPFAAPFSRLVVFLTPSRKKVPVPSFLDDDLLVRPEQVVTASIRELQRVAGICCESLVAAKERFVKPDRKLDQLIVRNEETVDEIKRTMHTYLVASTTHYLSKRQSLMIQHIGQCMADLERISDHIDRIHDIHLEREQHKRVPVVFDSITLEGLSDLFARAISILRLVIDSFDPERVDFNAMASDIVSQCAGYAMKSTQFKLDYQEHLASRGVGMPPIAGIFLNQYIHSLDHIVRHSKAIAFIEQQPRFMVKKSKLSQTAPDQPYARNLEPAADYIEQLFADRM; this is translated from the coding sequence ATGGGTAACGGTCAGCAATATCTATTTGTCTTTTTTGAAGTGATTGGCGGGTTGGCGCTGTTTATTTTCGGCATGGATATTATGGCACACGGTCTTCAGGATGCAGCAGGCAAAAAGCTGCGAAATATTTTGTCGAAAGCCACAAAGAACAGCTGGGTGGGGCTGGGGCTTGGAACAGCCATCGGATTTCTAGTGCAGAGCAGTGCCGCCTCGGTGATGGTCGTGGGTTTTATCAATGCCGGTCTTATGCGTCTTGCAGAATCCGTACCCATAATCCTTGGAGCGAATGTAGGCACAACGCTGTCCATGCAGCTGATTTCATTTAAAATTTCTGATTACAGTTTTATGGCGATCGGGCTGGGATTCTTATTTAGTGTTGTTGCGCCGCGCAAGGAAATCAAAGCCGGCGGCAGGGCCTTGCTGGGGTTTGGACTGCTTTTCCTCGGGATGTCCGCCATGAGCAGTGCGATCAAGCCGTATCGCGCAGAATTGGCACCGCTGTTGATGAATGTGAACGGCTCCACCTGGCAGGGGACGCTGTTAGGAGTTGGACTTGCCACGGCGATCACGGCCGTTATACAGAGCAGCGGCGCTACGATCGGCATGATGTTTGCCATGATTAATGCCGGCGTGATTACTGATTTAGCAGGAGCCTATCCTGTCATCATCGGAGCCAATATCGGAACCTGTGCTACCGCTATGCTGGGCAGCATCGGGGCGAATATCGAGGCAAGGCGAGCCGCCTTTGTACACTTGTATTTCAATCTGTTCAGTGCCGTTGCAGGGATACTCACTGCACCGCTGCTGTATTGGATCATGCCTTTGATTTCAGGGGATCTACTTCATCAGGCGGCCAATGCCAATACCGTCAAGATGATTTTTACGGCGTTGGTGGTTGTGCCTTTTGCTGCGCCTTTTTCACGTCTTGTGGTGTTTCTTACTCCTTCCCGAAAAAAAGTGCCCGTCCCCAGCTTTCTTGACGATGACCTGCTGGTGCGCCCGGAGCAGGTGGTGACCGCTTCCATCCGGGAACTGCAGCGGGTGGCCGGTATTTGCTGCGAAAGTCTGGTGGCCGCCAAAGAACGTTTTGTAAAACCGGATCGTAAGTTAGATCAGCTGATTGTCCGCAATGAAGAGACCGTGGATGAGATAAAACGAACCATGCATACCTATCTGGTGGCATCCACAACGCATTATCTATCTAAACGTCAATCACTGATGATTCAGCACATAGGTCAGTGCATGGCGGATCTGGAACGGATTTCCGATCATATCGATCGAATTCACGATATTCATCTCGAACGCGAACAGCATAAGCGTGTACCCGTTGTTTTCGACAGCATAACGCTGGAGGGATTGTCCGATTTGTTTGCCAGGGCAATAAGTATTCTCCGACTGGTGATTGACTCATTTGATCCAGAGCGTGTGGATTTTAACGCCATGGCCAGCGATATTGTGTCACAGTGTGCCGGGTATGCGATGAAAAGCACCCAGTTCAAGCTGGACTATCAGGAGCATCTGGCGTCCAGAGGCGTAGGAATGCCGCCCATCGCGGGAATCTTTCTAAATCAATACATCCATTCTCTGGATCACATTGTCCGGCATTCCAAAGCCATCGCATTCATCGAACAGCAGCCGCGTTTCATGGTTAAAAAAAGCAAACTGTCTCAGACGGCCCCGGACCAGCCCTATGCCAGGAATCTGGAACCTGCCGCCGATTACATCGAGCAGCTTTTTGCCGACCGCATGTAA